Proteins found in one Sorghum bicolor cultivar BTx623 chromosome 1, Sorghum_bicolor_NCBIv3, whole genome shotgun sequence genomic segment:
- the LOC110431701 gene encoding uncharacterized protein LOC110431701 has protein sequence MFLAPPLIVEPCPVSLISHDLDGLLSPTTTPKGPYKPSHSSWDLLDDLSLSDPQLVEDKVMVVVPTIASNPSSSSNTQNKKPANNCDATEGFYHYNGFDPSRGRRHCRNHPKKEEAVEVEPSKYASPSSHAKFDTEDGTNNGATTCGDDACNNNNSGCGSVNIERTKIHGSSRGS, from the exons ATGTTTCTAGCGCCACCACTAATCGTGGAACCATGTCCGGTGTCGCTCATATCTCATGATCTTGATGGCTTATTGAGCCCTACTACTACCCCTAAGGGTCCCTACAAGCCGAGTCACTCATCATGGGACCTCTTGGATGACCTCTCCCTCTCTGATCCTCAG TTGGTCGAAGATAAGGTGATGGTGGTAGTACCAACAATAGCCTCTAATCCCTCTAGTAGCTCCAACACACAAAATAAGAAGCCTGCCAATAACTGCGATGCAACCGAGGGCTTCTACCACTACAACGGGTTTGACCCATCTCGTGGCAGGAGGCATTGTAGGAACCatccaaagaaagaagaagcggtGGAAGTGGAACCATCCAAATATGCTTCTCCTTCGAGTCATGCCAAATTTGATACTGAAGATGGTACCAATAATGGGGCTACAACTTGCGGTGATGATGCATGCAATAACAATAACTCTGGGTGCGGAAGTGTCAACATAGAGAGAACAAAAATCCATGGAAGCTCTCGAGGAAGCTAG
- the LOC8059425 gene encoding late embryogenesis abundant protein D-34, with the protein MAGPDTGVDPLRARGPDGGPTLAPEAPDTGRRFSVPRTSHRLESSCACATSQCRRYVAAGAVTHVARLLPIQSVLSRPALPAPDSPHTTTPDLRRRRRQQPAEHDGQDRQGDDGGAAVRYGDVFAVEGELAMTPVAPQDAAMMQAAESAVLGQAPKGGTAAAMQSAARRNERLGVVPRDAAAEGGVAVTESRVPGCRVVTEFVADQPVGQYIAAAEEEEDTPGGETATAARQVGGGGGHGVVDGTKITIGEALEATAFSAGDQPVEASDAAAILTILSTDDDTLQACCL; encoded by the exons ATGGCTGGCCCCGACACAGGTGTAGATCCATTGCGGGCTCGCGGCCCCGACGGTGGCCCTACTCTGGCACCTGAAGCTCCCGACACAG GCAGGCGCTTCAGTGTCCCTCGTACCAGTCACCGTCTGGAGAGCAGCTGCGCATGCGCCACCTCGCAGTGCCGACGCTACGTGGCTGCAGGCGCGGTCACCCACGTCGCTCGGCTCCTTCCAATCCAATCCGTGCTCTCACGTCCAGCTCTACCCGCTCCCGACTCGCCCCATACGACCACCCCAGATCTCAG gaggaggaggaggcagcaGCCGGCGGAGCACGACGGCCAGGATCGACAGGGCGACGACGGAGGCGCCGCGGTCCGCTACGGCGACGTGTTCGCCGTGGAGGGAGAGCTGGCCATGACGCCCGTCGCGCCGCAGGACGCGGCCATGATGCAGGCCGCGGAGAGCGCCGTGCTGGGCCAGGCGCCTAAGGGTGGGACCGCTGCCGCCATGCAGTCCGCGGCCAGGCGCAACGAGCGCCTCGGCGTCGTGCcccgcgacgccgccgccgagggcGGGGTCGCCGTCACCGAGTCGCGCGTGCCGGGCTGCCGCGTCGTCACGGAGTTCGTGGCCGACCAG CCTGTCGGGCAGTACATTgcagcggcggaggaggaggaggacaccCCCGGCGGCgagacagcaacagcagcaagacaagtcggcggcggcggcgggcacgGAGTGGTGGACGGGACCAAGATAACGATCGGCGAGGCGCTGGAGGCGACCGCGTTCTCCGCAGGCGACCAGCCTGTGGAAGCGAGCGACGCGGCGGCAATATTGACGATCTTATCGACCGACGATGATACACTACAAGCTTGTTGCCTGTAG
- the LOC8064880 gene encoding transcription repressor OFP12, translating to MPRATERAMLGCFPVAGRRPSLSYEEGSTSAASTSVSTASPPTSTASTSSPAFLDDDDALYPDDAEPEPDACGLSTAIAARRFFLATPGLSNSIVDSVEHPAAASHASNVRALRRAATAAFPASAAAASSSSSASSSSSASGTKPHLHDDGGMQPVRKVSVSTDAPRADFLKSMVEMVEALELDPRRRDADLARLHDLLLCYIALNERDALRDILGAFADLMCLLDVTTAAVVDGGEKRNADDRAGGSG from the coding sequence ATGCCGAGGGCCACGGAGCGCGCAATGTTGGGTTGCTTCCCGGTCGCCGGCCGGCGGCCGTCCTTGTCGTACGAGGAGGGCTCCACGTCGGCGGCGTCGACGTCGGTGAGCACGGCCTCGCCGCCGACGTCCACGGCGTCCACGTCGTCCCCGGCCttcctcgacgacgacgacgcgctCTACCCCGACGACGCCGAGCCCGAGCCGGACGCTTGTGGGCTGTCCACCGCAATCGCCGCCCGCCGCTTCTTCCTCGCGACGCCCGGCCTCTCCAACTCCATCGTCGACTCCGTCGAGCACCCGGCGGCAGCCTCCCACGCGTCCAACGTCCGCGCGCTGCGGCGCGCGGCCACCGCCGCGTTCCCCGCGTCTGCCGCcgctgcctcctcctcctcctccgcttcctcttcctcctcggcGTCCGGCACCAAACCACACTTGCATGACGACGGCGGCATGCAGCCGGTGCGGAAGGTCTCGGTGTCCACGGACGCGCCCCGGGCCGACTTCCTCAAGTCCATGGTGGAGATGGTGGAGGCGCTGGAGCTGGACCCGCGCCGCCGCGACGCCGACCTGGCCCGCCTGCACGATCTGCTGCTCTGCTACATCGCGCTCAACGAGCGCGACGCACTCAGGGACATCCTCGGCGCGTTCGCGGACCTCATGTGCCTCCTCGACGTCACGACCGCTGCCGTCGTCGATGGCGGGGAGAAGCGCAACGCCGACGATCGAGCAGGCGGGAGCGGGTAG